The Stratiformator vulcanicus genome has a segment encoding these proteins:
- a CDS encoding 2-hydroxyacid dehydrogenase, which produces MKTHPNFPTYPDRTLMAEDSKRRVFVSRRIPENGLERLRTLCDVDIWEGDLPPDRETLCTRAAGCHGVLSMLSDAIDPDFMDRVGPQLQVVSNYAVGFNNIDVEEATRRGIRVGNTPGVLTDATADIAFALLINCARRISESERSVHDGKWKTWEPLGFIGLDLVGKTIGIVGLGRIGQAMARRCHGGWGMDVLYTSRSSKPEAEGEFDADYVSMDELLTRSDFISVHCDLNNSTSGLFDASAFQKMKSTAVFINTARGSIHNQNDLAAALTNGEIAAAGLDVTDPEPIPADDPLLDLQNCVVIPHIGSATVDTRAAMADIAAENVLRALADEPMPHCVNPPS; this is translated from the coding sequence ATGAAAACCCATCCGAATTTTCCTACTTACCCTGACCGCACTTTGATGGCCGAAGATTCCAAACGCCGCGTTTTCGTCAGCCGCCGCATTCCGGAGAACGGGTTGGAGCGATTACGCACATTGTGCGACGTCGATATCTGGGAAGGCGATCTGCCGCCTGATCGCGAGACGCTTTGCACGCGTGCAGCCGGATGTCACGGCGTGCTGTCGATGCTCTCTGATGCCATCGACCCCGATTTCATGGACCGAGTCGGACCGCAATTGCAGGTCGTCAGCAATTATGCCGTTGGCTTTAACAACATTGATGTCGAAGAAGCGACGCGACGCGGCATTCGGGTCGGCAACACACCGGGCGTTCTGACTGATGCAACAGCCGACATCGCCTTCGCTCTATTAATAAACTGTGCGCGACGCATATCAGAGAGTGAACGATCGGTCCACGACGGCAAATGGAAGACATGGGAACCGCTCGGCTTTATCGGCCTTGACTTGGTCGGGAAGACGATCGGCATCGTCGGTTTGGGGCGGATCGGTCAAGCGATGGCCCGTCGTTGCCACGGCGGTTGGGGCATGGATGTGCTCTACACAAGCCGTTCATCGAAACCGGAAGCCGAAGGGGAATTCGATGCCGACTATGTCTCAATGGACGAACTGCTGACCCGGTCCGACTTCATCTCGGTTCACTGCGACCTGAATAATTCGACAAGCGGCCTGTTCGACGCATCGGCGTTTCAAAAGATGAAGTCGACAGCCGTCTTCATTAACACGGCCCGCGGATCGATCCACAATCAAAACGACCTTGCCGCTGCACTCACGAACGGCGAAATCGCGGCGGCCGGACTCGACGTGACCGACCCCGAGCCGATTCCCGCCGACGACCCCCTGCTCGACCTGCAGAACTGCGTCGTGATCCCGCACATCGGCAGCGCGACCGTGGACACCCGCGCCGCGATGGCCGATATCGCGGCTGAGAACGTCTTGCGTGCGCTCGCGGATGAGCCGATGCCGCACTGCGTGAATCCCCCTTCGTGA
- a CDS encoding undecaprenyl-diphosphate phosphatase: MGSLLQVIALGIVQGLAEFLPISSSGHIVIASALLEQFGDESLPKIGLTTNVALHVGTLVSILVVFRRELIQSLSDPPLLRAVVVATIPLALIYPLKDTLESAFESPLVAGCGLLVTAVLLLAAERMGTGEGSSRVSLAQAAIIGVFQLIAPCPGISRSGSTIAGALFAGVERRTAATFSFIIAIPAIAGGAAASLVDVIQEPEQPDWGLLLIGAIVSCLVGIAALRLMLNIVGKRRLWIFSIYCSVVGLSTIVWQLQYALTSN; the protein is encoded by the coding sequence GTGGGATCGCTGTTGCAGGTCATTGCGCTCGGCATTGTCCAGGGACTCGCCGAGTTCCTGCCGATCAGTTCGTCCGGCCATATCGTGATCGCAAGCGCGCTGCTTGAGCAATTTGGTGATGAGTCACTTCCCAAAATCGGCCTGACGACCAACGTCGCGCTGCATGTGGGTACGCTCGTTTCGATATTGGTCGTGTTTCGACGAGAACTCATTCAAAGCCTGTCCGACCCCCCATTACTCCGAGCCGTTGTCGTCGCGACGATTCCACTTGCGCTAATTTACCCGTTGAAGGACACGTTGGAATCGGCGTTCGAGAGTCCGTTGGTCGCAGGATGCGGTTTGCTTGTGACCGCGGTGCTGCTGTTGGCAGCCGAGCGGATGGGAACAGGCGAAGGTTCTTCGCGGGTATCGCTCGCTCAGGCAGCCATAATCGGGGTCTTCCAATTAATCGCGCCCTGCCCAGGAATTTCGCGATCGGGCAGCACGATTGCCGGTGCCCTGTTCGCCGGTGTCGAACGCAGGACAGCCGCAACGTTTTCGTTCATCATTGCCATTCCGGCGATCGCGGGAGGTGCGGCGGCTTCTTTAGTCGATGTGATTCAAGAACCTGAGCAGCCCGATTGGGGCCTTCTTCTTATCGGCGCAATCGTGTCCTGTCTCGTCGGCATTGCGGCACTACGGCTGATGCTCAATATCGTTGGCAAACGACGTCTTTGGATTTTCTCAATCTATTGCAGCGTCGTCGGATTAAGCACCATCGTCTGGCAATTGCAGTACGCCTTGACTTCGAATTGA
- a CDS encoding PDZ domain-containing protein: MWDYRRVLILPALAATLIAIAGSSDAEDVVELEEQAFKSAVAAVAPSLVRIRTVGGRDVVGGQVAGSGPTTGIVVSDDGYIVTSTFNFAAEPTSILVELVDGRQLAAKKIADDKSRMLTLLKVDAENLIPAEPAEISEVKVGQWAIGVGRAYRGSRPNLAIGIISAKDRIYGKAVQTDAKVSPVNYGGPLIDISGRVVGILVPLSMQGKGTTAGVEYYDSGIGFAVPFEDFLSTTDRLKAGETLRPGLLGISFKSKNELTGEPLIGMVRVDSPAEQIGLATEDTLISINGKPVQRIADVKQAIGPLYAGDTIEVGFRRGDETLSGSAELVAELKPYASGFLGILPARPDGSENAAAVTDDETTGMRVRYVFKGSPAEEAGLSVGDVITAVKFKNAEASGEESNDAPDWSPVTSSEELLGVIRNLRPGQEIELEYEKGDSPSTVTVALDSVPTEIVGSLPIAAIVPPGEDVEVDTGRLSETWEDGERSYWAYVPESYNPQAAYGLIVWLHPAGDTMEAEVSRKWKPFCDLHGVCLLGPKAADIAGWKGEEIEYVTELTRRFRERYSIDPVRVAVVGRGRGGVMAFQALSKERDLYTGAAIIDSPIAGDVIQNDPNYRTQFLFAFDESIRILPLIKRSAQLLNGLKFPVASIPYTSEDGRLPRTSIEALFRWFDALDRI, translated from the coding sequence ATGTGGGATTATCGTCGCGTCTTAATTCTCCCCGCCCTTGCGGCTACGCTGATCGCAATTGCGGGAAGCTCAGACGCCGAGGATGTCGTCGAACTGGAAGAGCAGGCATTTAAGTCGGCTGTGGCAGCCGTCGCCCCCTCGCTGGTTCGAATTCGCACCGTCGGTGGTCGAGACGTCGTGGGCGGACAGGTCGCCGGCAGTGGCCCCACGACGGGAATTGTCGTTTCTGATGACGGATACATCGTCACCAGCACATTTAATTTTGCCGCCGAACCGACATCCATTCTCGTAGAACTTGTCGACGGCCGCCAATTGGCGGCCAAAAAGATCGCCGACGATAAATCACGAATGCTGACGCTGCTAAAGGTCGATGCGGAAAACCTGATTCCCGCCGAGCCGGCAGAGATATCAGAGGTCAAAGTCGGCCAGTGGGCCATCGGCGTCGGCAGAGCTTACAGAGGCAGTCGTCCTAACTTGGCGATCGGAATCATCAGTGCGAAAGATCGCATCTACGGCAAAGCCGTGCAGACCGACGCGAAGGTGTCACCGGTCAACTATGGCGGTCCGCTCATTGATATAAGCGGACGCGTCGTGGGAATTCTGGTCCCGCTGTCGATGCAGGGGAAGGGGACGACGGCCGGCGTGGAGTATTATGACTCCGGTATCGGGTTCGCCGTGCCGTTCGAAGACTTCCTCAGCACGACGGATCGACTCAAAGCGGGGGAAACGCTACGGCCCGGACTGCTCGGTATTTCGTTCAAATCGAAGAATGAGCTGACCGGCGAGCCGCTGATCGGGATGGTCCGGGTCGATTCCCCGGCCGAACAGATCGGCCTCGCCACCGAAGACACGCTGATTTCAATTAACGGCAAACCGGTTCAGCGAATCGCAGACGTGAAACAGGCGATTGGTCCACTCTACGCGGGCGATACGATCGAGGTGGGATTCCGCCGCGGCGACGAAACGCTGAGCGGGTCGGCCGAATTGGTCGCCGAATTAAAGCCCTACGCATCGGGGTTTCTGGGCATTCTCCCCGCCCGCCCCGATGGTTCCGAGAACGCAGCAGCGGTTACGGACGACGAGACGACTGGCATGAGAGTGCGTTACGTCTTTAAAGGCAGCCCTGCCGAAGAGGCGGGACTAAGTGTCGGCGATGTCATCACGGCCGTAAAATTTAAAAACGCCGAAGCAAGTGGAGAAGAATCGAATGACGCGCCGGATTGGTCGCCGGTCACCAGTTCGGAAGAGCTCTTGGGTGTGATCCGAAATCTTCGGCCCGGCCAGGAAATCGAGTTGGAATACGAGAAAGGCGATAGCCCTTCAACGGTCACGGTGGCGCTCGACTCAGTCCCCACTGAAATCGTTGGAAGTCTGCCGATCGCCGCGATTGTCCCACCCGGCGAAGACGTGGAAGTCGATACCGGCAGGCTCAGCGAAACGTGGGAAGACGGCGAACGAAGCTATTGGGCCTACGTCCCAGAATCATACAACCCGCAAGCGGCGTACGGGCTGATCGTCTGGCTGCACCCCGCCGGCGATACGATGGAAGCCGAAGTGTCTCGCAAGTGGAAGCCCTTCTGCGATTTGCACGGAGTCTGTTTGCTCGGCCCGAAAGCGGCTGATATCGCCGGCTGGAAGGGCGAAGAAATCGAATACGTGACGGAACTGACCCGCCGCTTCCGCGAACGGTATTCGATTGATCCTGTTCGCGTCGCCGTCGTCGGACGCGGTCGCGGAGGGGTGATGGCCTTCCAAGCCCTTTCCAAAGAGCGAGATTTGTATACCGGTGCGGCGATCATCGATTCACCGATCGCCGGAGACGTAATTCAGAACGATCCGAATTACCGGACGCAATTCTTATTCGCCTTTGACGAATCAATCCGCATCCTCCCTCTCATCAAGCGTTCTGCACAGTTGTTGAACGGCCTGAAATTTCCCGTCGCTTCCATCCCCTACACGAGCGAGGATGGTCGCCTTCCGCGAACCTCAATCGAGGCATTGTTCCGCTGGTTTGACGCGCTCGACCGCATTTGA
- a CDS encoding inositol monophosphatase family protein, producing MEPAEYLDVAKQAAVAAGEVLLSWSDRFSVTEKGRADVVTEADFASQDVIQKLISEQFPDHGFFGEEGLSQPSRSKEANFRWIIDPLDGTSNYVHGFPYYCVSIGLEIDGELSLGVVYDPIREELFEATSTSPALLNGNAISTSTIPQLRQSLLVASLPRNTDPADPAVRRFLVALPAAENVQRTGSAALNLCYVACGRLDGFWSSSLKPWDMAGGVVITRRAGGTVTKLDGAAFDVGVPDLLVTNGTAIHDELVAVLSLS from the coding sequence ATGGAGCCTGCTGAATACCTGGATGTTGCAAAACAGGCCGCCGTGGCTGCGGGAGAGGTCCTGCTGTCGTGGTCGGATCGATTTTCTGTGACTGAGAAAGGTCGAGCCGATGTTGTGACGGAGGCCGACTTTGCGTCGCAGGACGTCATCCAGAAATTGATTTCCGAGCAATTTCCCGATCACGGCTTCTTTGGCGAAGAAGGCCTCTCCCAGCCGTCACGGTCGAAGGAAGCCAATTTTCGCTGGATCATCGATCCATTGGACGGCACCTCGAACTACGTTCACGGCTTTCCCTATTACTGCGTCTCTATTGGCCTTGAAATTGACGGCGAGTTGAGCCTGGGCGTCGTTTACGATCCCATTCGCGAAGAGTTATTCGAGGCGACCTCAACAAGTCCGGCCCTGCTCAACGGCAACGCGATCTCGACGTCGACAATTCCGCAACTTCGCCAATCGCTGCTAGTCGCCAGCTTGCCTCGCAACACGGACCCAGCCGACCCGGCCGTTCGTCGATTTCTAGTCGCCCTCCCCGCTGCAGAGAATGTCCAACGGACCGGGTCGGCTGCGCTGAATCTCTGCTATGTCGCGTGCGGCCGCCTCGATGGCTTTTGGTCAAGCAGTTTAAAGCCTTGGGACATGGCCGGTGGCGTCGTTATTACCCGCAGGGCCGGTGGAACCGTAACGAAGTTGGACGGAGCCGCTTTCGATGTCGGCGTGCCGGACCTGCTTGTAACGAACGGAACGGCTATTCACGACGAGTTGGTCGCCGTACTCAGCCTTTCTTAA